From the Leptospira biflexa serovar Patoc strain 'Patoc 1 (Paris)' genome, one window contains:
- a CDS encoding response regulator — protein sequence MKPKLLYVDDEVMNLHLFREMFRKDFDVLIASSGEEALEELEESKEIQYVITDMRMPEMNGLELISKAKKVRPEVVYCLLTGYDLTKEIEKAIEAKQVARYFAKPFDPTEIRTFLSAGQ from the coding sequence TTGAAACCAAAACTACTTTATGTGGATGATGAAGTCATGAATTTACATCTATTCCGAGAAATGTTTCGAAAGGATTTTGATGTTTTGATTGCAAGTTCTGGGGAGGAAGCCTTAGAAGAATTGGAAGAATCAAAAGAAATCCAATATGTAATTACCGATATGAGAATGCCTGAAATGAATGGACTCGAATTGATTTCAAAAGCGAAAAAGGTTCGTCCAGAAGTGGTGTATTGTTTGTTAACCGGTTACGATCTAACCAAAGAAATTGAAAAAGCAATCGAAGCAAAACAAGTGGCTCGTTATTTTGCAAAACCATTTGACCCCACAGAGATTCGAACCTTTCTCTCTGCGGGCCAGTAG
- a CDS encoding GAF domain-containing sensor histidine kinase translates to MLQGTLLSEIIEAVSNTYGNEFLNRLTEKLCTVIGADYTFIGLFDKKNYESRTVSLVAKGQVVDNFNYSLEGTPCANVFENKICYYPTEVQKLFPNDHLLVDMKIDGYIGTPLINSKQEILGLIVGLFEQKIPKKEETLTLFQIFSGRIAAELERLDYERKLEQYNEELEVLVKERTFKLEQTLEELKERQDQLVEAEKLASLGLLSAGIAHEINNPLNFITGGYYGIKDFIQSTGIQSEKTEMYLDAIKVGVERTTKIVKGLNQYTRTGDSFDEKIDIEEMLENCLVILFHTFRDKISVEKEFDSEPVFIQGNSGKIHQVFLNLLTNAIQSMENKRGKLLISAKSEGDFVLVTIQDTGTGIRKEHLNQIQIPFFTTKEPGKGVGLGLSIAYKILKEHSASIDVESEWGEGTKFTIRLPKWNEG, encoded by the coding sequence ATGTTACAAGGAACATTATTATCAGAGATCATTGAAGCTGTTTCCAATACCTATGGAAATGAATTTTTAAATCGACTCACCGAAAAACTATGTACGGTAATCGGTGCTGATTATACATTTATTGGACTTTTTGATAAAAAAAATTATGAGTCGAGGACTGTCTCCCTTGTGGCAAAGGGCCAAGTCGTAGATAATTTTAATTACAGTTTGGAAGGGACTCCTTGTGCCAATGTCTTTGAGAATAAAATTTGTTATTATCCAACAGAGGTACAAAAACTTTTTCCAAACGACCATCTGTTAGTGGATATGAAAATTGATGGGTACATAGGGACTCCTCTCATCAATTCGAAACAAGAAATTTTGGGTTTGATCGTTGGTTTGTTTGAACAAAAGATTCCCAAAAAAGAGGAAACTTTGACATTGTTTCAAATTTTTTCGGGTAGGATTGCTGCGGAGTTAGAGCGACTTGATTACGAAAGAAAACTAGAACAATACAACGAAGAGTTGGAAGTTTTGGTTAAGGAACGAACATTTAAGTTAGAACAAACATTAGAGGAACTAAAGGAACGCCAAGACCAACTCGTGGAAGCAGAAAAGTTGGCAAGTTTAGGACTTTTATCCGCAGGCATTGCTCATGAGATCAATAACCCATTAAACTTCATTACGGGTGGTTATTATGGCATCAAAGATTTCATTCAATCGACAGGGATCCAATCGGAAAAAACAGAAATGTATTTAGATGCCATCAAAGTGGGAGTGGAACGGACAACAAAAATTGTCAAGGGCCTAAACCAATATACAAGGACTGGTGATTCCTTTGATGAAAAAATTGATATTGAAGAAATGTTAGAAAACTGTTTGGTGATCTTATTTCATACTTTCCGAGATAAAATTTCTGTCGAAAAAGAATTTGATTCTGAACCAGTTTTCATCCAAGGGAACTCGGGTAAAATCCACCAGGTTTTTCTGAACCTCCTCACCAATGCGATTCAGTCTATGGAAAACAAAAGAGGAAAACTTTTGATTTCTGCAAAGTCAGAAGGGGATTTTGTTTTGGTCACGATCCAAGATACAGGAACTGGGATCCGAAAAGAACACCTAAACCAAATTCAAATTCCTTTTTTTACCACAAAAGAACCAGGCAAAGGTGTGGGCCTTGGTCTATCCATTGCTTATAAAATTTTGAAAGAACATTCGGCATCAATTGATGTGGAATCGGAATGGGGGGAGGGGACAAAATTTACGATCCGTCTTCCCAAATGGAATGAAGGTTAA
- a CDS encoding rhodanese-like domain-containing protein, with protein sequence MKRIALFFIFLFVFSLVAKPIQKQSKKPKLEPIPNRLIDYGEFKKIVNRSEGERETHRLTEDQFLKMMTEEGVVVLDARSENRYRLLHIKGAINLPFTEFTKDSLASVIPEPKSKILIYCNNNFEGNEQAFAAKSPAASLNLSTYNSLKAYGYSNIYELGPLLDVNQTKLPLVSEPKETEPKANQ encoded by the coding sequence ATGAAACGAATCGCTTTGTTTTTTATCTTTTTATTTGTATTTTCTTTGGTGGCAAAACCCATCCAAAAACAATCTAAAAAACCAAAACTGGAACCAATTCCCAATCGGCTCATTGATTATGGAGAGTTTAAAAAGATTGTGAACCGTTCCGAAGGGGAAAGAGAAACTCACCGCCTAACAGAAGATCAATTTTTGAAGATGATGACCGAAGAAGGAGTCGTGGTCCTTGACGCTCGGAGTGAAAACAGGTATCGATTGTTACACATCAAAGGTGCCATCAATTTGCCATTTACCGAATTCACCAAAGATAGTTTGGCGTCCGTGATCCCGGAACCAAAATCCAAAATATTGATTTATTGTAATAATAATTTTGAAGGCAATGAACAAGCCTTTGCTGCAAAAAGTCCCGCGGCATCTCTCAATCTTTCTACATACAATTCGCTGAAAGCATATGGATATTCCAATATTTATGAATTGGGACCTTTACTTGATGTCAACCAAACGAAACTTCCTTTGGTTAGTGAACCAAAGGAAACAGAACCGAAGGCAAATCAATAA
- a CDS encoding peptidylprolyl isomerase, with protein sequence MSTLRAVIKTNKGEIRIELFPEKTPNTVANFVNLAQRNFYNGLKFHRVIEDFMIQGGCPQGTGTGGPGYKFRDEFDSSLKHNKPGILSMANAGPGTNGSQFFITHVATPWLDGKHSVFGAVVDASDQEVVNAIRQGDKIETITIEGDPTSVLEIAKPYLEEWNQILDSKK encoded by the coding sequence ATGAGTACTTTACGCGCAGTGATCAAAACAAATAAAGGTGAAATCCGAATCGAACTTTTTCCCGAGAAAACACCAAACACGGTTGCCAATTTTGTGAATTTGGCCCAAAGGAATTTTTATAATGGTTTAAAGTTCCACCGTGTCATCGAAGATTTTATGATCCAAGGTGGTTGTCCCCAAGGAACAGGAACGGGTGGTCCAGGTTATAAGTTTCGCGATGAGTTTGACTCTAGTTTGAAACACAACAAACCAGGGATCCTTTCTATGGCAAATGCAGGCCCTGGCACCAACGGAAGTCAATTTTTTATTACCCATGTTGCAACACCTTGGCTCGATGGAAAACATTCTGTGTTTGGTGCTGTGGTGGATGCAAGTGACCAAGAAGTGGTCAATGCCATTCGCCAGGGAGATAAGATCGAAACCATCACCATCGAAGGCGATCCAACTTCTGTTTTAGAAATTGCAAAACCTTATCTCGAAGAATGGAACCAAATTTTAGATTCTAAAAAATAA
- a CDS encoding monovalent cation:proton antiporter-2 (CPA2) family protein, which produces MGEVNFFIQAIIYLTSAIIIVPIANRLGLGSVLGYLVAGIVIGPFVFGFVGTEGKDLLHFAEFGVVMMLFAIGLELELNLLWRLKFWLLGLGGLQLLLTTLFVFLFSIGFQFSWKSSLALGFILSLSSTAIVLQTLKEKGLMKSVSGQASFSILLFQDMAVIPILAIFPMLSDGEINSNDHGHSLVDHLPGYQKTFVVLFVVLGIILIGRYVLSPIFRLIAKSGSREIFTGASLLLVIAISVLMGAVGVSAALGTFLAGVVLASSEFRHELESNIEPFKGLLLGLFFLSVGASMELPVVMEEPLKIISIVFGIIFMKAIVLLTLGFLFKLPLDQNLYMSLALSQVGEFSFVLFGYSEGLGIFDKGTVVILVACVALSMAFTPILLLLYEKTVFEALQSKAPKKQTTNTIEREENPVIICGFGRFGNMVGRFLRSNGVGITILDYDADRVEMLGRFGFKVFFGDATRLELLENVGLEHAKILVAALDHPEKQQELIRNVKHHYPNIKIVARAGDREEAYDLKEMGLSFIYRETRETAVKLGSDVLKILGTRSYTAERAKNLFLAHDDETFQELFSLRKDRVQYISLAKQRNLELERLMFVDLGKED; this is translated from the coding sequence ATGGGTGAAGTTAATTTTTTCATTCAGGCCATCATCTATCTCACAAGTGCCATCATCATTGTTCCAATCGCCAATCGTTTGGGTCTTGGTTCCGTGCTTGGTTATTTGGTGGCAGGGATCGTGATCGGTCCATTTGTATTTGGTTTTGTGGGTACGGAAGGGAAAGACCTTTTACACTTCGCAGAGTTTGGTGTTGTGATGATGTTATTTGCCATTGGATTGGAATTAGAGCTCAACTTACTTTGGCGATTGAAGTTTTGGTTACTTGGACTTGGAGGTTTGCAACTTTTACTCACAACTCTATTTGTCTTTTTGTTTTCCATCGGATTTCAATTTTCTTGGAAATCATCGCTTGCCCTTGGATTTATTTTATCTTTGTCTTCGACTGCGATCGTATTACAAACGTTAAAAGAAAAAGGACTCATGAAATCGGTATCAGGACAAGCATCCTTTTCCATCCTTTTATTCCAAGATATGGCAGTGATTCCAATACTTGCCATTTTCCCAATGTTAAGTGATGGTGAGATAAACTCAAATGATCACGGACATTCACTCGTAGACCATTTACCAGGATACCAAAAAACTTTCGTTGTCCTTTTTGTCGTTTTGGGAATAATTTTGATTGGTAGGTATGTTCTCAGTCCCATCTTTCGATTGATTGCAAAATCGGGAAGCCGTGAGATTTTTACGGGAGCAAGTTTATTACTCGTCATTGCAATCTCGGTACTTATGGGAGCTGTTGGTGTTTCGGCAGCTCTCGGAACTTTCCTTGCGGGAGTGGTGCTTGCCAGTAGTGAATTTCGTCATGAATTGGAGAGTAATATCGAACCCTTCAAAGGATTACTTCTCGGTTTATTTTTTTTAAGTGTTGGTGCTTCCATGGAACTTCCTGTCGTAATGGAAGAACCTTTGAAGATCATCTCCATCGTTTTCGGAATCATATTCATGAAAGCCATCGTTTTACTGACACTTGGATTTTTATTCAAACTCCCTTTGGATCAGAATTTATACATGTCACTTGCCTTATCGCAAGTGGGTGAATTTTCCTTTGTTTTGTTTGGTTATTCTGAAGGCCTTGGAATCTTTGATAAGGGGACTGTAGTGATCCTAGTTGCATGTGTGGCATTGAGTATGGCATTTACTCCCATATTGCTATTGTTATACGAAAAGACAGTCTTTGAAGCCCTTCAATCAAAAGCTCCCAAAAAACAAACAACAAATACAATTGAAAGAGAAGAAAACCCCGTCATCATCTGTGGGTTTGGTCGATTTGGAAATATGGTGGGTCGATTTTTACGATCCAATGGTGTGGGCATCACCATTTTAGATTACGATGCCGATCGAGTGGAGATGCTTGGACGGTTTGGGTTTAAGGTATTCTTTGGTGATGCAACACGTTTGGAACTTTTGGAAAATGTTGGATTGGAACATGCCAAAATTCTTGTGGCGGCCCTTGACCATCCAGAAAAACAACAAGAACTCATTCGCAATGTCAAACACCATTACCCTAATATCAAAATTGTTGCACGTGCTGGGGACAGAGAAGAAGCCTATGATTTAAAGGAGATGGGACTTTCCTTTATCTACCGAGAAACTAGGGAAACCGCTGTGAAACTAGGAAGTGATGTATTAAAAATTTTAGGCACAAGATCCTATACTGCGGAACGAGCCAAAAATTTATTCTTGGCCCATGATGATGAAACCTTCCAAGAACTTTTTTCTTTGCGTAAAGATCGGGTGCAATACATAAGCCTAGCCAAACAAAGGAACTTAGAATTGGAACGATTGATGTTTGTGGATTTAGGAAAGGAAGACTAG
- a CDS encoding NAD(P)H-dependent oxidoreductase, with protein sequence MKSGFYGLPLILSFVLCTCMAKILILLVHPNLERSKANQMLLDSLPVSDNITLRDLYELYPHFTINVKEEQTLLQNHDVILFQHPFYWYSCPPLMKQWIDAVLEDGWAYGKNGNALKGKKWIQAISTGGSEKAYQKDGFHGHLIDAFLLPFQRTAELCQMEYQKPFLVQGTFQLKEEEFQKESIRYRNFILSHLEEVYNG encoded by the coding sequence TTGAAATCAGGATTTTATGGTTTGCCTCTCATTTTATCCTTTGTTCTTTGCACTTGTATGGCAAAGATTCTCATTTTACTCGTCCATCCAAATCTGGAACGTTCCAAAGCAAATCAAATGTTATTAGATTCCTTACCAGTTTCTGACAATATCACATTACGAGATTTATACGAATTATACCCTCATTTTACTATCAATGTGAAAGAAGAACAAACTCTCTTACAAAACCATGATGTCATTTTATTCCAACATCCATTTTATTGGTACAGTTGTCCACCGCTCATGAAACAATGGATCGATGCCGTCTTAGAAGATGGTTGGGCCTATGGTAAAAATGGGAATGCTTTGAAAGGTAAAAAATGGATCCAAGCGATTTCCACTGGAGGTTCCGAAAAGGCCTATCAAAAAGATGGATTCCATGGTCATTTGATTGATGCGTTTCTTTTGCCGTTCCAAAGGACCGCAGAACTTTGCCAGATGGAATACCAAAAACCATTTTTAGTCCAAGGTACATTCCAATTGAAAGAAGAGGAGTTCCAAAAAGAATCCATCCGTTATCGAAATTTCATTCTCTCTCATTTAGAGGAGGTTTACAATGGGTGA
- a CDS encoding DedA family protein yields MKNLFLVLFFSTFVSEDITCITAGIFAKEGKLSLVLAILFTGFGIFIGDLLLYLVGYSFHTYLKQWKRIERWEKKLSSQKIYKQWKSNFVFSILISRFLPGTRLPLYLLSGYFRMPFVNFMITSFIAVTIWTTAFVTLVYLYGKWISSYFFNFSHWWGFISIGLSFYLIFQLFLLILIPEKRSKLFLQCQKFTKLEFWPSYLFYLPLVPYLFYLIFKYRGIRYLTTTNPGIIASGIAGESKSEILNLIPNEFVSKSLLVRNENPKKIQAVTKWMKQKKLDFPIIAKPDKGERGFLVKKIHSISELEQLFQTYTIDWLLQEWMRGPYEVGIFYYRNPDEPHGNIFSITDKVFPKITGDGISTLETLIQNHPRYRFQWESHKKHNQRFLQNIIPKGKTIFIGTIGNHIQGCMFQDGEHLRTSKLEKQLIRIGDKTKGFFFGRFDIRYSQKKDLLEGKGLKIIELNGVTSESTNLYDPKFSIRQSYSILFRQWKLIFEIGYKNHSLGIPFTPYQKIFQLICDHNDYRKKFSLLETNL; encoded by the coding sequence GTGAAAAATTTATTTCTCGTTTTATTTTTTTCTACATTTGTCTCAGAAGACATCACCTGCATCACTGCAGGTATTTTTGCGAAAGAAGGGAAACTTTCACTGGTATTAGCCATTCTATTCACTGGATTTGGAATTTTTATCGGTGACCTACTCTTATATCTTGTTGGATATTCTTTCCATACCTATTTGAAACAGTGGAAACGAATCGAGAGATGGGAAAAAAAATTATCCTCTCAAAAAATTTACAAACAATGGAAATCTAATTTCGTATTTTCCATTTTGATCTCACGATTTTTACCAGGAACCAGGTTACCACTTTATCTCTTAAGTGGATACTTTCGAATGCCATTTGTAAATTTTATGATCACAAGTTTCATTGCTGTGACCATTTGGACAACAGCTTTTGTAACACTTGTTTATTTATATGGAAAATGGATTTCATCCTATTTTTTCAATTTTTCGCATTGGTGGGGTTTCATTTCCATCGGTCTTAGTTTTTATCTCATTTTCCAATTGTTTCTACTGATATTGATTCCGGAAAAAAGATCAAAACTATTTTTGCAATGCCAGAAGTTTACCAAATTGGAATTTTGGCCCAGTTATCTTTTTTATTTACCACTCGTTCCATATCTATTCTATCTCATCTTCAAATACCGGGGGATTCGATACCTAACGACAACAAACCCAGGGATCATTGCCTCAGGCATTGCTGGCGAATCCAAATCTGAAATCCTAAATCTAATCCCAAATGAATTTGTTTCCAAATCCTTACTTGTTAGAAATGAGAATCCAAAAAAAATACAAGCGGTCACCAAATGGATGAAACAAAAGAAATTGGACTTCCCCATCATCGCCAAACCAGACAAAGGGGAACGTGGGTTTCTTGTGAAAAAAATTCATTCAATTTCTGAATTGGAACAATTGTTTCAAACATACACAATTGACTGGTTACTACAAGAATGGATGAGAGGCCCCTATGAGGTGGGAATCTTTTATTATCGAAATCCAGATGAACCTCATGGCAACATATTCTCAATCACAGACAAAGTGTTTCCCAAAATTACGGGCGATGGAATTTCCACATTAGAAACATTAATTCAAAACCATCCAAGGTACCGATTCCAATGGGAGTCGCACAAAAAACACAACCAAAGATTTTTACAAAACATCATTCCAAAAGGAAAAACAATTTTCATCGGAACGATTGGGAATCACATCCAAGGATGTATGTTCCAAGACGGCGAACACTTACGAACCTCTAAATTAGAAAAACAATTGATAAGAATCGGAGACAAAACAAAAGGATTCTTTTTTGGAAGGTTTGATATACGTTATTCCCAAAAGAAAGACCTACTGGAAGGGAAAGGTCTCAAGATCATTGAGCTAAATGGAGTGACAAGTGAATCAACCAATTTGTATGATCCGAAGTTTAGTATTAGACAAAGTTATTCCATTTTATTCAGGCAATGGAAACTTATCTTTGAAATTGGATACAAAAATCATTCCCTGGGTATTCCTTTCACTCCATACCAAAAAATATTCCAATTGATCTGTGATCACAATGATTACAGGAAAAAATTCAGTTTGTTGGAAACAAATCTCTGA
- a CDS encoding alpha/beta fold hydrolase, which translates to MIRNRKRIGILITHLPTVLRSFILICVFLWQCSSSKEGKETIKQISIPTKLGMMSVLTNNCELKSKLLVWIHGSPGSGSDFTMHLEDEDYGKHYCMLVPDRLGFGKSNSENFQPSLKIQSDAIVEMVHFFLKQKHVSFQNATIIGHSYGGPVAFQSTIQLSKLKQPSWKVVLISAPMDPKYEELKFYNFFAKNYIIEWMLPRSWVRSNLEMFQLKKELETLGSVLNENQFPVITIHGEDDGIVPLEHIYFLEKIQYKGNHKYYRIKDGSHFIPWTRYSEIKNIIFSEEF; encoded by the coding sequence ATGATACGGAATCGTAAAAGGATTGGAATTCTAATCACACATCTTCCTACAGTGTTACGATCATTCATTCTGATTTGTGTATTCTTGTGGCAATGTTCCTCTTCAAAAGAAGGAAAGGAAACAATCAAACAAATTTCCATCCCTACGAAATTGGGGATGATGTCTGTTCTCACCAACAATTGCGAATTAAAATCAAAATTATTGGTGTGGATCCACGGTTCACCCGGGAGTGGTTCTGATTTTACTATGCACTTGGAAGATGAAGACTATGGGAAACATTATTGTATGTTAGTTCCCGATCGGTTAGGGTTTGGAAAATCCAATTCAGAAAATTTCCAACCAAGTTTAAAAATCCAATCAGATGCGATTGTAGAGATGGTTCATTTTTTTCTAAAACAGAAACATGTATCCTTTCAGAATGCAACAATCATCGGGCATTCCTATGGGGGGCCTGTTGCTTTCCAATCGACAATTCAATTGTCTAAGTTAAAACAGCCTAGTTGGAAAGTGGTTTTGATTTCTGCACCTATGGACCCAAAATACGAAGAACTTAAGTTCTATAATTTTTTTGCAAAGAATTATATCATCGAATGGATGTTACCAAGGTCTTGGGTTCGAAGTAATCTAGAGATGTTCCAATTAAAGAAGGAATTAGAAACTTTGGGAAGTGTCCTCAATGAGAATCAATTTCCTGTCATCACCATCCATGGAGAGGATGACGGAATTGTTCCTTTAGAACACATTTATTTTTTGGAAAAGATTCAATACAAAGGAAATCATAAATATTATAGGATCAAGGATGGAAGCCATTTCATTCCTTGGACTCGGTATTCAGAAATTAAAAATATTATTTTCAGTGAGGAATTCTAA